A region from the Williamwhitmania taraxaci genome encodes:
- a CDS encoding zinc metallopeptidase codes for MTLPVEVDASHRALVWLKSSVIKTPATQEKAYDTLKWAAHTYSVAAIASLATHIYCIVIWMGEKQN; via the coding sequence ATTACGCTTCCCGTTGAAGTTGATGCTAGTCATCGGGCCTTGGTTTGGCTTAAAAGTTCAGTAATCAAAACCCCTGCAACCCAAGAGAAAGCCTACGACACCTTAAAGTGGGCAGCACACACCTATTCTGTAGCAGCTATTGCTTCACTTGCAACCCATATTTACTGCATAGTAATATGGATGGGTGAGAAGCAAAACTAA
- a CDS encoding metallophosphoesterase family protein: MATFIIPDIHGCIKTLRCLIEEHVRPVYNDTLVFLGDYIDRGPHSAATVSYLIELKQKGYGVVPIRGNHEQMLLNALYNPKSAELWMRSGGSSTLASYPSWTNEEGHSIDEFIPEEHIAFLLSMPNYLKLNDSVYAVHGGIVFPITESDDSLQRMLWLRPWECEDSIPLGATVIHGHTPVPLKVVQLQVEQFGLLVNLDAGCVFAGREHGLGYLTCLNLESRDLHYCPNLDA, encoded by the coding sequence ATGGCTACATTTATTATACCGGACATACATGGCTGCATAAAAACGCTTAGATGCTTAATTGAAGAGCATGTAAGGCCAGTATATAATGATACATTAGTGTTTCTTGGGGATTATATCGATCGTGGTCCGCATTCAGCTGCCACTGTATCCTACTTAATTGAACTTAAGCAAAAGGGGTATGGTGTGGTGCCCATTCGAGGTAACCATGAACAAATGCTTCTGAACGCATTATACAACCCCAAAAGTGCGGAATTGTGGATGCGCAGCGGTGGCAGTTCTACGCTGGCAAGCTATCCTTCTTGGACCAATGAGGAGGGGCATTCCATTGACGAATTTATCCCCGAGGAGCACATTGCCTTTTTGCTGAGCATGCCCAACTATCTTAAACTTAACGACTCTGTCTATGCTGTTCACGGTGGAATTGTATTCCCAATTACCGAGAGTGATGATTCGTTGCAACGAATGCTCTGGCTTCGACCATGGGAGTGCGAGGACTCCATTCCGTTGGGCGCTACTGTAATTCATGGACATACCCCTGTTCCGCTAAAGGTGGTTCAATTGCAAGTTGAACAGTTTGGCCTATTGGTAAATCTAGATGCAGGGTGTGTTTTTGCAGGGAGGGAACACGGCTTGGGCTATCTTACTTGCCTGAATCTAGAAAGCCGAGATTTGCACTACTGTCCTAACCTTGATGCATAA